One part of the Aricia agestis chromosome Z, ilAriAges1.1, whole genome shotgun sequence genome encodes these proteins:
- the LOC121739204 gene encoding leukocyte receptor cluster member 1 homolog, protein MNILPKKRWHVRTKENIARVRRDEAEAAEKERQELLRIEAANREARLNVLKQKRKKELAEKDVHVPDKNDTPIEHINLFSDLEHAVKTTNKDHDSEIKEKKEDYEKKIGYLTYLGQDTNEALGKKNWYELPPETSRFCRPDTVKDTYDKLVLKDEEGKPKKVKLDEKDGEIGWRSKQRLDPIHMFKKKDGCSSKSLKDKSKHHITKEKLLEKGNFKSHKHTNNNAISKLEKLREARLKREMEEKYRTEMFLKNLGGGDANKEKEKPKQLVPKYNSQFNPEFARQNFR, encoded by the exons atgaatattctTCCAAAAAAACG TTGGCATGTAAGAACTAAAGAAAATATAGCTAGAGTTAGAAGAGATGAAGCTGAAGCTGCAGAAAAAGAACGTCAGGAATTACTAAGAATTGAAGCTGCCAATAGGGAAGCTCGGCTTaatgtattaaaacaaaaaagaaaaaaagaattgGCTGAAAAGGATGTGCACGTACCTGACAAAAATGATACACCCATTGAACATATTAATCTATTTTCTGATTTGGAACATGCGGTTAAAACGACAAACAAAGATCACGATagtgaaataaaagaaaagaaagaagattATGAGAAAAAGATTggatatttgacatatttaggTCAAGATACAAATGAAGCATTGGGAAAGAAAAATTGGTATGAACTACCTCCTGAAACATCAAGATTTTGTCGCCCTGATACAGTAAAAGATACGTATGATAAACTTGTTCTCAAAGATGAGGAGGGCAAGCCAAAAAAAGTCAAGTTGGATGAGAAAGATGGAGAAATTGGCTGGAGGTCAAAACAAAGGCTCGACCCTATTCACATGTTTAAAAAGAAAGATGGCTGTAGTTCTAAATCACTGAAAGACAAATCTAAACATCATATcacaaaagaaaaacttttagAAAAAGGAAATTTTAAAAGTCACAAACATACCAAtaataatgcaataagtaaattAGAGAAACTAAGAGAAGCGCGTCTAAAGAGAGAAATGGAAGAAAAATATAGAACAGAAATGTTTCTTAAGAATTTAGGTGGTGGAGATGCAAATAAAGAAAAGGAGAAACCTAAACAATTAGTACCAAAATATAACTCACAGTTCAACCCAGAATTTGCAAGACAAAACTTTAGATAA